In Streptomyces sp. NBC_00483, a single window of DNA contains:
- a CDS encoding ABC transporter permease: MSSTALSLAVRDSSTMLRRNFLHARRYPSLTLNILLTPIVLLLLFVYVFGDVMSAGIGGGPADRSAYIGYLVPGILLMTIGATPAGTAISVTMDMTEGIMARFRTMAIHRGSVLIGHVVGSVLQAVAGVVVVGAVAVAVGFRSTDATALEWLAAFGLTVLVAVALSWVAVGMGLASPNAEAASNNAMPLIILPFISSAFVPIDAMPGWFRPVAEYQPFTPFIETLRGLLLGTPIGHNGWLTVAWCLGLTALGFFWSRALFNRDPA; the protein is encoded by the coding sequence ATGAGCAGCACCGCCCTGTCCCTCGCAGTTCGCGACTCGTCCACGATGCTGCGCCGCAACTTCCTGCACGCCCGCCGCTACCCGTCGCTCACCCTGAACATCCTGCTGACACCCATCGTTCTGCTGCTGCTCTTCGTGTACGTCTTCGGCGACGTGATGAGCGCGGGGATCGGTGGCGGCCCCGCCGACCGGAGCGCGTACATCGGCTATCTCGTGCCGGGGATCCTGCTGATGACCATCGGCGCCACTCCGGCCGGGACCGCGATCTCGGTCACGATGGACATGACGGAAGGGATCATGGCCCGTTTCCGTACGATGGCCATCCACCGCGGGTCCGTGCTGATCGGGCATGTCGTGGGTAGCGTGCTGCAAGCGGTCGCCGGCGTCGTTGTCGTCGGCGCGGTCGCGGTGGCCGTCGGCTTCCGCTCCACGGACGCGACCGCCCTGGAGTGGCTGGCGGCGTTCGGCCTGACGGTGCTGGTGGCCGTGGCGCTGAGCTGGGTGGCCGTCGGAATGGGCCTGGCCAGTCCGAACGCCGAGGCGGCGAGCAACAACGCGATGCCGCTGATCATCCTCCCGTTCATCTCCAGCGCCTTCGTGCCGATCGACGCGATGCCCGGCTGGTTCCGGCCGGTCGCCGAGTACCAGCCGTTCACGCCCTTCATCGAGACACTGCGCGGACTGCTGCTCGGCACGCCGATCGGTCACAACGGGTGGCTCACGGTCGCCTGGTGCCTGGGCCTGACCGCACTCGGGTTCTTCTGGTCGAGGGCGCTGTTCAACCGCGATCCGGCGTAG
- a CDS encoding PA14 domain-containing protein, translated as MRTRTPRKSGQPRTLRRHARHLSLLLTAALGLSALAVAPSGAAATADDDPVVPHGLKGEYYTQSASGAFDFDKLKATGFDPQIDFNSLDSRLSSATGQADDASVRWTGKLVPEKSGPTTLSMIGDNGFRLWVDNKLVIDHWVDDWEKEQTSQPVDLTAGKAVDIKVEYFEHIGGSNLHLRWTEPGEKKEAIPSSAFRIPDDWKYDGAIGTTVLGDGRTLKLDFAQKLGAVPGDINDHLKAVIGGAKWPLGTAKADPDDPRALIVGLDEPVVGNKDGDASGQADVTYDGKGGLAGSDGTAIGSFWSSGPNHSTHELTTKWGDDVTPANAHREYPRPQLTRDKWKNLNGSWEFAAAKEGEQPPVGKKLGEKILVPYPVESQLSGVQRHEDRMWYRRTFTVPADWKVGDKRRLRLNFGAVDWKSEIYVNGTKVADHKGGYDKFSADVTDALKPGRTQELIVGVYDPTDADNAENPPMGKQRLDPSGIWYTPSSGIWQTVWMEPVAADHATDLKVTPNVKTGEVAVSATGVRDGVPVTATAYADGKKVATATGTSGGPLTLKIAKPHLWSPDDPFLYDLKVGVGEDKVGSYFGMRSISVEKVNGTPRTILNGKPVFMMATLDQGFWPDGLHTAPSDDALAYDLKMHKKMGFNSVRKHIKVEPDRWFYWADKLGLMVWQDMPAMEAGTNPSTAARAEFEREMKIMIDQHINHPSVVMWVTLNEGWGQYDEGRLATQAKSWDPTRLINGMSGLNLGKDGGTGDIMDEHGYPSPALPPKPDGERALVAGEYGGLGLAVPGHAWSVQQSYVDVDPATYTDGYLEKLDEVHKLACKGGNGAVYTQISDVEGELNGLLTYDRRVVKPDVKRVHDAQQALIRDASQDTVANCS; from the coding sequence GTGCGCACAAGAACCCCCAGAAAATCCGGACAGCCCCGAACCCTCAGACGTCACGCAAGGCATCTGTCCCTGCTCCTCACCGCGGCCCTGGGCCTCAGCGCCCTCGCGGTGGCCCCGTCCGGCGCCGCCGCCACCGCGGACGACGACCCGGTCGTGCCGCACGGACTGAAGGGCGAGTACTACACCCAGTCCGCCTCCGGCGCCTTCGACTTCGACAAGCTCAAGGCCACCGGCTTCGACCCGCAGATCGACTTCAACAGCCTCGACTCCCGTCTGTCGTCCGCGACCGGCCAGGCGGACGACGCGAGCGTGCGCTGGACCGGGAAGCTGGTGCCGGAGAAGTCCGGGCCGACAACGTTGTCTATGATCGGTGACAACGGCTTCCGGCTGTGGGTCGACAACAAGCTGGTCATCGACCACTGGGTCGACGACTGGGAGAAGGAACAGACTTCCCAGCCCGTCGACCTGACCGCGGGCAAGGCGGTCGACATCAAGGTCGAGTACTTCGAGCACATCGGCGGCTCCAACCTCCACCTGCGCTGGACCGAGCCCGGTGAGAAGAAGGAGGCCATCCCGTCCTCCGCGTTCCGGATCCCCGACGACTGGAAGTACGACGGTGCCATCGGCACCACCGTGCTCGGCGACGGCCGCACCCTGAAGCTGGACTTCGCGCAGAAGCTGGGCGCCGTCCCCGGTGACATCAACGATCACCTGAAGGCCGTCATCGGCGGCGCCAAGTGGCCGCTCGGCACGGCGAAAGCGGACCCCGACGACCCGCGCGCGCTGATCGTCGGCCTCGACGAGCCGGTCGTCGGCAACAAGGACGGCGACGCCTCGGGCCAGGCCGACGTGACGTACGACGGCAAGGGCGGGCTGGCCGGAAGCGACGGCACGGCCATCGGCTCCTTCTGGTCGAGCGGGCCCAACCACTCGACGCACGAGCTGACCACCAAGTGGGGCGACGACGTCACCCCGGCCAACGCGCACCGCGAGTACCCGCGGCCCCAGCTCACCCGTGACAAGTGGAAGAACCTCAACGGCAGTTGGGAGTTCGCCGCTGCCAAGGAGGGCGAGCAGCCGCCGGTCGGCAAGAAGCTCGGCGAGAAGATCCTCGTGCCCTACCCGGTCGAGTCCCAGCTCTCCGGCGTCCAGCGCCACGAGGACCGCATGTGGTACCGGCGCACCTTCACCGTGCCCGCCGACTGGAAGGTCGGCGACAAGCGGCGGCTGCGGCTCAACTTCGGTGCCGTGGACTGGAAGTCGGAGATCTACGTGAACGGCACGAAGGTCGCCGATCACAAGGGCGGCTACGACAAGTTCAGCGCCGATGTCACCGACGCCCTCAAGCCGGGCCGCACCCAGGAACTCATCGTCGGTGTCTACGACCCGACCGACGCCGACAACGCCGAGAACCCGCCCATGGGCAAGCAGCGGCTCGACCCCAGCGGCATCTGGTACACCCCGTCCTCCGGCATCTGGCAGACCGTGTGGATGGAGCCGGTCGCCGCAGACCACGCCACCGACCTGAAGGTGACGCCGAATGTGAAGACGGGCGAAGTGGCCGTCTCCGCAACGGGTGTTCGTGACGGTGTCCCCGTCACGGCGACGGCGTACGCGGACGGCAAGAAGGTCGCCACCGCCACCGGAACCTCCGGCGGACCGCTCACCCTGAAGATCGCCAAGCCGCACCTGTGGTCGCCCGACGACCCCTTCCTCTACGACCTCAAGGTGGGCGTAGGCGAGGACAAGGTCGGCAGCTACTTCGGGATGCGCTCGATCTCCGTCGAGAAGGTGAACGGCACGCCGCGCACCATCCTCAACGGCAAGCCGGTCTTCATGATGGCCACCCTCGACCAGGGTTTCTGGCCCGACGGCCTGCACACCGCGCCCAGCGACGACGCGCTCGCGTACGACCTGAAGATGCACAAGAAGATGGGCTTCAACTCGGTCCGCAAGCACATCAAGGTCGAACCCGACCGCTGGTTCTACTGGGCCGACAAGCTCGGCCTGATGGTCTGGCAGGACATGCCGGCGATGGAGGCCGGCACGAACCCGTCGACGGCCGCCCGCGCCGAGTTCGAGCGCGAGATGAAGATCATGATCGACCAGCACATCAACCACCCGTCGGTCGTCATGTGGGTCACCCTGAACGAGGGCTGGGGCCAGTACGACGAGGGCCGCCTCGCCACCCAGGCCAAGTCCTGGGACCCGACCCGCCTCATCAACGGCATGTCGGGCCTCAACCTCGGCAAGGACGGCGGCACCGGCGACATCATGGATGAACACGGCTACCCGAGCCCCGCCCTGCCACCCAAGCCGGACGGCGAACGCGCCCTGGTCGCGGGCGAGTACGGCGGCCTCGGCCTCGCGGTGCCGGGCCACGCCTGGTCGGTCCAGCAGTCCTACGTCGACGTGGACCCGGCGACGTACACGGACGGCTACCTCGAGAAGCTGGACGAGGTGCACAAGCTGGCCTGCAAGGGCGGCAACGGCGCCGTCTACACGCAGATCTCCGACGTCGAGGGCGAGTTGAACGGTCTGCTCACCTATGACCGCCGGGTCGTCAAGCCCGACGTGAAGCGGGTGCACGACGCCCAGCAGGCGCTGATCCGCGACGCCTCGCAGGACACCGTGGCGAACTGCTCCTGA
- a CDS encoding ATP-binding cassette domain-containing protein, protein MTTTTATPPPLAIAAKGLRKAYGDKAVLDGIDLAVPAGSVFSLLGPNGAGKTTAVKILSTLVTADAGELSVGGHDLAADPQAVRAAIGVTGQFSAVDGLITGEENMHIMADLHHLPRREGRRLAAGLLDRFDLSEAASKPASTYSGGMTRRLDIAMTLVGSPRILFLDEPTTGLDPRSRHTMWRMIRELVADGVTVFLTTQYLDEADELADRIAVLSEGRIAATGSAEELKRLVPGGHVRLRFTDPAGYRAAVAVLRDVTTDDDALTVRIPSDGTQRELRSVLDWLDAAGIEADELSVHTPDLDDVFFALTGGAEQTSRPEEALR, encoded by the coding sequence ATGACCACCACGACAGCGACACCCCCTCCCCTCGCCATCGCGGCGAAGGGGCTCCGCAAGGCCTACGGCGACAAGGCCGTGCTCGACGGCATCGATCTCGCGGTGCCGGCCGGCTCCGTCTTCTCGCTGCTCGGGCCGAACGGCGCGGGCAAGACCACCGCCGTCAAGATCCTCTCCACGCTCGTCACCGCCGACGCGGGCGAGCTGTCCGTCGGCGGCCACGACCTCGCCGCCGACCCCCAGGCCGTGCGCGCGGCGATCGGGGTGACCGGGCAGTTCTCGGCCGTCGATGGCCTGATCACCGGTGAGGAGAACATGCACATCATGGCGGATCTGCACCATCTGCCCCGGCGCGAGGGCCGCCGGCTGGCCGCCGGGCTCCTCGACCGCTTCGACCTCTCCGAGGCGGCAAGCAAGCCCGCGTCGACGTACTCCGGCGGCATGACGCGCCGCCTCGACATCGCCATGACGCTGGTCGGCTCCCCGCGCATCCTGTTCCTCGACGAGCCGACGACCGGCCTCGACCCGCGCAGCCGCCACACGATGTGGCGCATGATCCGCGAACTCGTCGCCGACGGTGTCACCGTCTTCCTCACCACGCAGTACCTGGACGAGGCCGATGAACTCGCCGACCGCATCGCCGTGTTGAGCGAGGGCCGGATCGCCGCCACGGGCTCCGCCGAGGAGCTGAAGCGGCTCGTGCCGGGCGGCCATGTGCGGCTGCGGTTCACCGATCCGGCCGGCTACCGGGCCGCCGTCGCCGTGCTGCGCGATGTCACCACGGACGACGACGCGCTGACGGTACGGATTCCCAGCGACGGCACCCAGCGCGAACTGCGCTCCGTACTCGACTGGTTGGACGCGGCGGGCATCGAGGCGGACGAGCTGTCCGTGCACACCCCCGACCTCGACGACGTGTTCTTCGCCCTGACCGGCGGCGCCGAGCAGACCTCCCGGCCCGAGGAGGCCCTCCGATGA
- a CDS encoding ATP-binding protein → MATDLTLLPRVAHRGQEVTAPRLRGLLALLASEPRTGCSTERLVAGLWPEELPQHPGKAVQVLVARVRAQLGADVIASTPTGYRLGLADDQVDSSALLRYAAVCAERARAGDHAGALAGAEAGLALWEGAPEEAGGTHDPVAALRAERGPVRRELARARALALARLGRYAEAAGPLAETAVRLPRDEEVLAELLRAEAATAGPSTALARYETYRSGLREELGAEPGAQLRHIQAELLRDEPAVVRHGVPHEPNQLLGREQDIAAVERLLREARAVTVVGPGGLGKTRLAYAVTRRAGQRVVHAVPLAGVPADADIAAEVASALGVGEGRHGAVAGHAPADPVSGIVRTLGAGPALLVLDNCEHVVGAVADLVQALLSRARDLRVLATSRSPLGLTSEAVHALPELGPDTSVELFGQRARAARPGVDLPPDAVAELCGHLDGLPLAVELAAARVRALSVPEIARRLGDRFALLRGGVRDVPERHRTLHAVVEWSWNLLADEARAAMCTLSVFPGGFSADAAERVLGKDALGVLDVLGVLEQLAEQSLLTVADAPSGVRFRMLETVREFSAARLAESGEEERALGQLCSWAREFGVAHYDTLLGPRSPDTRELIKSEQDNLVTALRHALARGEGATTAAVTAVLAALWSTDSDFARLFALAADTGAPLSHYRPEPGYVEVARAAAVLCAASLIVDHAPRVLRHLVTLRRLPAAPPDTLLRAIAVVLVAVPEMLPPDYDVLRELCDSDYPLVVSVAESVATYVWEYEHDIGRTLASARRVVDVLAAVDSPPLEVMGYSRLSQLCLTTGDGDAAYRYLGAAREALPRFGDENDYVGIRWGFALACLQRADPDEAETWQRRAQAEGTAQKDPFYSPDLGVRAEIALARGDTEAGLELWRRAVARLPAAGAQHDGELWHDPWALQIQATAVTAHAYADRLAPVADTVDRLRAVHAGPTADQLALPVLGTVLHALGAAGLTDRTPEAVRTLALAERLWVLRDFQPTMAAARARQAAESADRAAYTDAVAEYAALGRDELRDAARAAATPDRG, encoded by the coding sequence ATGGCCACCGACCTGACCCTCCTGCCCCGCGTCGCCCACCGCGGGCAGGAGGTCACCGCGCCCCGGCTGCGCGGCCTGCTCGCCCTCCTCGCGAGCGAGCCGCGCACCGGGTGCAGCACGGAGCGGCTGGTGGCGGGGCTGTGGCCTGAGGAGCTGCCGCAGCACCCGGGCAAGGCGGTGCAGGTGCTCGTCGCGCGGGTGCGGGCCCAGCTGGGCGCCGACGTCATCGCGAGCACGCCGACCGGTTACCGGCTCGGCCTCGCCGATGACCAGGTCGACAGCTCCGCGCTGCTGCGGTACGCCGCCGTGTGCGCGGAGCGGGCCAGGGCCGGGGACCACGCAGGCGCGCTGGCCGGGGCCGAGGCCGGACTCGCCCTGTGGGAGGGCGCCCCGGAGGAGGCCGGCGGCACGCACGATCCCGTGGCCGCGCTGCGCGCCGAACGTGGCCCGGTCCGCCGGGAACTCGCCCGCGCGCGGGCCCTCGCGCTCGCCCGGCTCGGCCGGTACGCGGAGGCCGCGGGCCCGCTGGCGGAGACCGCCGTACGGCTGCCGCGCGACGAGGAGGTGCTCGCCGAACTGCTCCGCGCCGAGGCCGCCACGGCCGGCCCTTCCACCGCGCTCGCCCGTTACGAGACGTACCGCAGTGGGCTCCGGGAGGAACTGGGTGCCGAGCCCGGTGCTCAACTCCGTCACATTCAGGCCGAGTTGCTGCGGGACGAACCGGCCGTCGTCCGGCACGGCGTACCGCACGAACCGAACCAACTCCTCGGCCGTGAACAGGACATCGCCGCGGTGGAGAGACTGCTGCGTGAGGCGCGCGCCGTGACCGTTGTCGGCCCCGGCGGACTCGGCAAGACCCGGCTCGCGTACGCCGTGACCCGCCGGGCCGGGCAACGCGTCGTGCACGCCGTGCCGTTGGCCGGTGTCCCCGCGGACGCGGACATCGCCGCGGAGGTGGCCTCCGCGCTCGGCGTGGGGGAGGGGCGGCACGGCGCCGTCGCCGGGCATGCCCCGGCCGACCCGGTGTCCGGCATCGTCCGGACGCTCGGTGCCGGACCCGCGCTGCTGGTCCTCGACAACTGCGAGCACGTCGTCGGGGCGGTCGCCGACCTCGTCCAGGCGCTGCTGTCCCGCGCCCGCGACCTGCGCGTGCTCGCCACCAGCCGGTCGCCGCTCGGGCTCACGTCGGAGGCGGTGCACGCGCTGCCGGAGCTGGGGCCCGACACCTCCGTCGAGCTGTTCGGCCAGCGGGCCAGGGCCGCGCGGCCCGGCGTCGACCTGCCGCCGGACGCGGTGGCCGAACTGTGCGGACACCTCGACGGGCTGCCGCTCGCCGTGGAGCTGGCCGCGGCGCGGGTGCGGGCCCTGTCCGTGCCCGAGATCGCGCGCCGCCTCGGCGACCGCTTCGCCCTGCTGCGCGGCGGCGTACGCGACGTCCCCGAGCGGCACCGCACCCTGCACGCCGTCGTGGAGTGGAGCTGGAACCTCCTCGCGGACGAGGCCCGCGCCGCCATGTGCACGCTGTCCGTCTTCCCCGGCGGGTTCTCCGCCGACGCGGCGGAACGGGTCCTCGGCAAGGACGCGCTGGGCGTGCTGGACGTATTGGGCGTATTGGAGCAGCTCGCCGAGCAGTCACTCCTGACCGTCGCCGACGCCCCCTCAGGGGTCCGGTTCCGGATGCTGGAGACCGTACGGGAGTTCAGCGCGGCCCGGCTCGCGGAATCCGGCGAGGAGGAACGGGCTCTCGGTCAACTCTGCTCCTGGGCACGCGAGTTCGGTGTCGCTCACTACGACACACTGCTCGGCCCGCGTTCCCCCGACACTCGCGAGCTGATCAAGTCCGAGCAGGACAACCTCGTCACCGCCCTCCGGCACGCCCTGGCCCGCGGCGAGGGGGCCACCACCGCGGCCGTCACCGCTGTACTCGCCGCCCTGTGGTCCACGGACTCGGACTTCGCCCGCCTCTTCGCCCTCGCGGCCGACACCGGCGCCCCGCTCTCGCACTACCGCCCCGAACCCGGGTACGTCGAAGTGGCCCGGGCCGCCGCGGTGTTGTGCGCGGCGAGCCTCATCGTGGACCACGCACCGCGCGTCCTGCGCCACCTCGTCACCCTGCGTCGGCTGCCCGCGGCCCCGCCGGACACGCTGCTGCGCGCCATCGCGGTCGTGCTGGTCGCCGTACCGGAGATGCTGCCTCCCGACTACGACGTGCTGCGCGAACTCTGCGACAGCGACTACCCGTTGGTCGTCTCCGTCGCCGAGAGCGTCGCCACGTACGTCTGGGAGTACGAGCACGACATCGGCCGCACGCTCGCATCGGCGCGGCGGGTCGTCGACGTCCTGGCGGCGGTCGACAGCCCGCCCCTGGAGGTCATGGGCTACTCACGGCTGAGCCAGCTGTGTCTGACGACGGGCGACGGCGACGCCGCGTACCGCTACCTCGGGGCGGCCCGCGAGGCACTGCCCCGGTTCGGCGACGAGAACGACTACGTCGGCATCCGCTGGGGATTCGCGCTCGCCTGCCTGCAACGCGCGGACCCGGACGAGGCCGAGACCTGGCAGCGGCGGGCACAGGCCGAGGGCACCGCGCAGAAGGACCCCTTCTACAGCCCGGACCTGGGAGTACGCGCCGAGATCGCGCTCGCCCGCGGCGACACCGAGGCCGGTCTTGAGCTGTGGCGCCGTGCCGTCGCACGGCTGCCCGCCGCCGGCGCACAGCACGACGGGGAGCTGTGGCACGACCCGTGGGCTCTGCAGATCCAGGCGACGGCGGTGACGGCGCACGCGTACGCGGACCGGCTCGCACCGGTCGCCGACACGGTCGACCGGCTGCGGGCCGTGCACGCGGGGCCGACCGCCGACCAGCTGGCACTCCCCGTCCTCGGCACCGTGCTGCACGCGCTCGGCGCGGCCGGGCTCACGGACCGTACCCCGGAAGCCGTACGGACGCTCGCCCTGGCCGAACGGCTGTGGGTGCTGCGGGACTTCCAGCCCACGATGGCGGCGGCCCGTGCCCGACAGGCGGCCGAGAGCGCCGACCGGGCGGCGTACACCGACGCGGTGGCCGAGTACGCCGCCCTCGGGCGGGACGAACTGCGGGACGCGGCCCGCGCCGCCGCTACGCCGGATCGCGGTTGA
- a CDS encoding beta-L-arabinofuranosidase domain-containing protein: protein MTVTRRGVLQAATVACAATAWGGAATATARADASGPAADAFTRLPVGSVTADGWLAGQLRLELAGLCGRYEQKSHFLDMDTCGWIHPELAGWEEVPYWLRGFVPLAIATRDANALATCRRWIDPILATQQSDGFFGPRALRTSLNGGPDFWPFLPLLMALRTWEEYTHDERIVPFLTRFMTYMAAQGKGAFDSSWVSVRWGDGIDTARWLYERTGDAFLVDLVGKMHRYGADWTGKLPTPHNVNIAQGFREPAQYAQWATEGAEELRRATYRTYDQVLHEYGQFPGGGMAGDENARPGFGDPRQGFETCGIVEFMASHELLTRITGDPVWADRCEDLAFNMLPAALDPTGKGIHYVTSANGIDLDNTRKTDGQFQNGFAMQSYQPGVDQYRCCPHNYGMGWPYFAEELWLAGPDGGLVAAMYAPCEVRAEVGDGVKATVREETEYPFDETVTLSVGVERAVEFPLRLRIPGWCEAPRLTVNGRPVKAAKGPSFAEVRRTWRDGDEVRLRLPQRTALRTWKGNHDSVSVDHGPLTYSLRIGERYVRTGGDDTFPEYDAHATTPWNYGLVPGSSATVHRKEGPLADNPFTLDGTPLTLTARARRIPEWIADEEGVVAPLQPSPARSRAVVEDVTLVPMGVARLRITAFPTAAPSGSSWTPQPRHHRVLNRHSGKVLAVDGMSTDNDARVVQFRNAGTGDHAWQLLPADAGALRIRNGQSGKYLAVKGSSTADSALVVQYEDDGSGREDLLWEREEQSDGWFLLRNRHSGKVLGVDGMSTADSAQVVQFADNGTEDHLWRLDS, encoded by the coding sequence ATGACTGTGACTCGACGCGGCGTGCTCCAGGCCGCGACGGTGGCCTGTGCGGCCACCGCGTGGGGCGGCGCGGCCACCGCGACGGCGCGGGCGGACGCGTCGGGACCGGCCGCCGACGCGTTCACGCGCCTGCCCGTCGGCAGTGTCACCGCCGACGGGTGGCTCGCCGGCCAACTGCGCCTGGAACTGGCCGGACTGTGCGGACGGTACGAGCAGAAGTCCCACTTCCTCGACATGGACACGTGTGGCTGGATCCACCCGGAACTCGCCGGCTGGGAGGAAGTCCCGTACTGGCTGCGGGGGTTCGTGCCCCTCGCTATCGCCACTCGCGACGCCAACGCGCTTGCCACGTGCAGGCGCTGGATCGACCCCATCCTCGCCACCCAGCAGTCCGACGGATTCTTCGGGCCGCGCGCCCTGCGCACGTCGTTGAACGGAGGCCCGGACTTCTGGCCGTTCCTGCCGCTCCTTATGGCGCTGCGCACATGGGAGGAGTACACCCACGACGAGCGCATCGTGCCGTTCCTGACCCGCTTCATGACCTACATGGCGGCCCAGGGAAAGGGCGCCTTCGACAGCAGCTGGGTCTCCGTGCGCTGGGGCGACGGCATCGACACCGCGCGCTGGCTGTACGAGCGGACCGGCGACGCCTTCCTCGTGGATCTCGTCGGCAAGATGCACCGCTACGGCGCCGACTGGACGGGAAAGCTCCCCACCCCGCACAACGTCAACATCGCCCAAGGCTTCCGCGAACCCGCCCAGTACGCCCAGTGGGCCACCGAAGGGGCGGAGGAACTGCGCCGCGCCACCTACCGCACGTACGACCAAGTGCTGCACGAATACGGGCAGTTCCCCGGCGGCGGCATGGCGGGGGACGAGAACGCCCGGCCCGGGTTCGGCGACCCGCGCCAGGGGTTCGAGACCTGCGGCATCGTCGAGTTCATGGCCAGCCACGAGCTGCTCACCCGGATCACCGGCGATCCCGTGTGGGCGGACCGCTGCGAGGACCTGGCCTTCAACATGCTCCCGGCCGCCCTGGACCCGACCGGCAAGGGAATCCACTACGTCACCAGCGCCAACGGCATCGACCTCGACAACACCCGCAAGACCGACGGGCAGTTCCAGAACGGCTTCGCCATGCAGTCCTACCAGCCCGGCGTCGACCAGTACCGGTGCTGCCCGCACAACTACGGCATGGGCTGGCCCTACTTCGCCGAGGAACTGTGGCTCGCGGGGCCCGACGGCGGGCTCGTGGCCGCGATGTACGCGCCGTGCGAGGTACGCGCCGAGGTGGGCGACGGGGTGAAGGCCACGGTGCGGGAGGAGACGGAGTATCCCTTCGACGAGACGGTGACCCTGAGCGTCGGCGTGGAGCGTGCGGTGGAGTTCCCGCTGCGCCTGCGCATTCCGGGGTGGTGCGAGGCGCCGCGCCTGACGGTCAACGGGCGCCCGGTGAAGGCCGCGAAGGGGCCCTCGTTCGCGGAGGTCCGGCGCACCTGGCGGGACGGCGACGAGGTGCGGCTGCGACTGCCGCAGAGGACCGCGCTGCGCACCTGGAAGGGCAACCACGACAGCGTCAGCGTCGACCACGGCCCGCTCACGTACTCGCTGCGGATCGGCGAGAGATATGTGCGCACGGGTGGCGACGACACGTTCCCCGAGTACGACGCGCACGCCACCACCCCCTGGAACTACGGCCTGGTTCCGGGCAGTTCGGCCACCGTGCACCGCAAGGAGGGGCCGCTCGCGGACAACCCGTTCACCCTGGACGGCACGCCGCTCACGCTCACCGCGCGGGCCCGCCGCATCCCCGAGTGGATCGCCGACGAGGAGGGCGTCGTCGCACCCCTGCAACCGAGCCCCGCGCGCAGCCGGGCGGTGGTGGAGGACGTGACCCTGGTGCCGATGGGCGTGGCCCGGCTGCGGATCACCGCGTTCCCGACCGCGGCCCCGAGTGGTAGTTCGTGGACGCCACAGCCGCGCCACCACCGTGTGCTGAACCGGCACAGCGGCAAGGTCCTCGCGGTCGACGGCATGTCGACGGACAACGACGCGCGGGTCGTGCAGTTCCGCAATGCGGGCACCGGCGACCATGCGTGGCAGCTCCTGCCGGCCGACGCGGGCGCACTCCGGATCCGCAACGGCCAGAGCGGTAAGTACCTGGCAGTGAAGGGGAGTTCCACCGCCGACAGCGCGCTGGTCGTGCAGTACGAGGACGACGGCAGTGGCCGCGAGGATCTGCTGTGGGAGCGGGAGGAGCAGAGCGACGGCTGGTTCCTGCTGCGCAACCGGCACAGCGGCAAGGTGCTCGGTGTCGACGGCATGTCCACGGCCGACAGCGCACAGGTCGTGCAGTTCGCCGACAACGGGACGGAGGACCACCTGTGGCGGTTGGATTCCTGA